CGATCAGCCCAAAGACCGCCTGCATATCGCGCGCGATACTGGCATCCAGTGCCCACAGGCAGGTGAGGTCGAAAGAGCCACACTCCCCGGCGTTCCACCACGCCAAAAGAAAATCTGCCGCTCTCCGGGCCTGCCCCGTGTCGGATTTGGCAAGATCCACAAGGCGAAGCAGCGCCTGATATTCGATATGTTCATGAGCAAGCATTACGATTTCCCTGTGACATTGCCACGGCGTTTGCACTGGATCTCGGCAATCTTATCCAGCACCTTTGCATCCCGTGCAGCTATTTCATCGAGCCGCGCTTGTTCTTCCTCGGCCTTGAGTTCAGCAATCACCGCTTCGTCGATTTCCATTGCGCCGATTTCATCGTGCCAGTCTTCCAGATCATCGCATCCTGCGGGACAGCACCCCCACTCAATGCCGTGCTGGCAGCACCCCTTAAAAGCCTCTCGTTCTTCTTCCGGGGTCATGTAATCGCCCGATGCCTTTGCGGCATCGCGCAAGCCATTCCCCTCGTTTCCCGGCAGGCCAGCGGCTTTCTGGTCGATTATCCGCGTGAATCGCTTGCAATAGAACTCATAACTACTGCCTGAACCTGCCATTGCTTCTACGCGGGCATCATCAATGATTTCCTGATACTCGCACATATCAGCGCCTTTCATCTGCGCGCCTTCCACTGAGCCAAGCATGAAGCAACGTCATGATGTTGCACGCACGGCAGCATGAAAGCGTCTTTCTCGTCTGTATCCAACCGATAAAGACCAGCCATGACGATCGCCTCAACCGCGAGACATGCCAGCATGACGAACGTGATCTTGGCCTTCTTCTGGTCTCGCATAGGGTGAGCCTCCTATGGGT
The DNA window shown above is from Gluconacetobacter diazotrophicus PA1 5 and carries:
- a CDS encoding DUF7673 family protein encodes the protein MLAHEHIEYQALLRLVDLAKSDTGQARRAADFLLAWWNAGECGSFDLTCLWALDASIARDMQAVFGLIARVHQYPDQFDPALGPEFRKIIERWRPELIQ
- a CDS encoding plasmid protein, giving the protein MKGADMCEYQEIIDDARVEAMAGSGSSYEFYCKRFTRIIDQKAAGLPGNEGNGLRDAAKASGDYMTPEEEREAFKGCCQHGIEWGCCPAGCDDLEDWHDEIGAMEIDEAVIAELKAEEEQARLDEIAARDAKVLDKIAEIQCKRRGNVTGKS